A portion of the Leptospira kanakyensis genome contains these proteins:
- a CDS encoding SanA/YdcF family protein → MILVLGFLCFVALATNLRFWYVYQTSVHSNQPTEIPEAEVAIVPGAAVYGKTPSPILMDRLACGLDLYQTGRVKKILLSGDNGKSDYNELRPMLEFMLNHKVKPEDIFVDHAGFRTLDTLIRAKEVFLVKKAIFVSQSFFLPRAIYLGRELELELYGYECNLRTYKKETYYSFREFSARVLAWWDIQWDTPPKYLGKPYPIEGSGVSTWKGSIPVSSPK, encoded by the coding sequence ATGATTCTGGTTTTGGGTTTCTTGTGTTTTGTCGCATTGGCAACCAACTTGCGGTTTTGGTATGTCTATCAGACTTCGGTTCATTCCAACCAGCCGACGGAAATCCCTGAAGCAGAAGTGGCGATTGTTCCTGGTGCCGCTGTCTATGGAAAAACTCCCTCACCCATTCTTATGGATCGTTTGGCTTGTGGATTGGATTTGTATCAGACTGGTCGTGTAAAAAAAATCTTACTCTCCGGGGACAATGGTAAGTCGGATTATAACGAACTTCGACCCATGTTGGAATTTATGTTAAATCATAAAGTGAAACCGGAAGATATCTTTGTGGATCATGCAGGGTTCCGAACACTCGATACTCTCATTCGCGCGAAAGAAGTTTTTCTTGTGAAAAAAGCCATCTTTGTCAGCCAATCTTTCTTTTTACCTCGTGCTATTTATTTAGGACGAGAGTTAGAGCTTGAGTTATACGGTTACGAATGCAATTTAAGAACATATAAAAAAGAAACCTATTATTCCTTCCGAGAATTTTCGGCAAGGGTTCTTGCTTGGTGGGACATCCAGTGGGACACACCACCCAAGTATTTAGGCAAACCTTATCCCATTGAAGGGAGTGGTGTTTCTACATGGAAAGGTTCCATTCCTGTTTCTTCACCTAAATGA
- a CDS encoding acyl-CoA dehydrogenase family protein: MSHHISEHPSLQPFDISEYKGVRGKNFYDIDPALQRVVHRYSESFAPDHKKAMEEHIRKYGELVGGILDELTEECHKEGKYGEVVKFDRTGKRIDFIKYSEEQKLARKISYDHGVVNLDFHPEWKFDFTHIHRYALTYLMNMNGEGGVACPLAMTDGIILALKKIGTEEQKKKYLPLVAGKGSSSHFMAGQYVTERVGGSNVSANRTIAKKLPNGKWELTGEKWFCSNPGDLWVTTAKMEGTNTVGMFLVPRIKENGELNGHHILRKKDIIGSRGKLTVEIIYDKVEAEEFGRPGHGLVNLIRYIIKTSRLHVGLGSSGNARRSVMEASEYAKFRTAYGKKILEFPSFTKTLAEMQILQTGNCFVNFRSANLSEKGDDAAEITVPLMKYKSSSQASYITQKAILTLGGNGIIGDFSPLPRLHNDSIINETWEGTHLIIADHCLHALQKPKVYTAFQSLLDELTKSVGNHGELKNSFEVFQTKRKELEDCIKNQSKDWKDMNRVYIADVTYQVLLLAEFLEQTTYDITNKLPTKYLYFVNGYAEMVRDGLEAPRQKEGVFFDPKAMETFLSF; the protein is encoded by the coding sequence ATGAGCCACCATATTTCAGAACATCCTTCCTTACAACCGTTCGATATTTCCGAATACAAGGGAGTTCGAGGTAAAAATTTTTACGACATTGATCCCGCCTTACAACGAGTGGTTCACCGTTATTCTGAATCTTTTGCACCGGATCACAAAAAGGCAATGGAAGAACATATCCGAAAGTATGGGGAACTTGTAGGTGGGATTTTGGATGAACTCACGGAAGAATGCCACAAAGAAGGAAAGTATGGTGAAGTTGTTAAGTTTGATCGAACTGGCAAACGAATCGATTTTATTAAATATTCTGAAGAACAAAAATTAGCCCGAAAGATTTCTTATGATCACGGTGTGGTGAATTTAGACTTTCATCCTGAATGGAAATTTGATTTCACACATATTCATCGTTATGCGCTCACATATTTAATGAATATGAATGGAGAAGGTGGTGTTGCTTGTCCGTTGGCTATGACCGATGGAATCATCCTTGCACTGAAAAAAATTGGAACAGAAGAACAAAAGAAAAAATACCTCCCTCTGGTTGCGGGAAAGGGAAGTTCTTCTCATTTTATGGCTGGACAATATGTAACGGAAAGAGTGGGCGGGAGTAATGTTTCTGCCAATCGAACCATTGCAAAAAAACTTCCGAACGGCAAATGGGAGTTAACTGGTGAAAAATGGTTTTGTTCCAATCCAGGAGACCTTTGGGTCACTACTGCAAAGATGGAAGGAACCAATACTGTTGGTATGTTCCTTGTTCCTAGGATCAAAGAAAATGGGGAACTTAACGGGCACCATATCTTACGTAAAAAAGATATCATTGGATCTCGAGGAAAACTCACGGTAGAAATTATTTATGACAAAGTAGAAGCGGAAGAGTTTGGTCGTCCTGGTCATGGACTTGTGAATCTCATCCGTTACATCATCAAAACATCTCGATTGCATGTGGGGCTTGGTTCTAGTGGAAACGCAAGAAGGTCAGTGATGGAAGCATCTGAATATGCAAAGTTTAGAACCGCTTATGGGAAAAAGATTTTAGAATTTCCTTCCTTTACAAAGACATTAGCAGAAATGCAAATTTTGCAAACTGGAAATTGTTTTGTAAACTTTAGATCAGCTAACCTTTCAGAGAAAGGTGACGATGCTGCGGAAATTACTGTTCCACTTATGAAATATAAATCTTCTTCCCAAGCAAGTTATATCACTCAAAAAGCGATCTTAACTTTGGGTGGAAACGGAATTATTGGAGACTTTTCTCCTCTCCCTCGTCTGCACAATGATTCCATCATCAATGAAACTTGGGAAGGAACTCATCTCATCATAGCAGACCATTGTTTGCATGCCTTACAAAAACCAAAGGTTTATACAGCCTTCCAATCTTTGTTGGATGAACTAACAAAGTCTGTTGGGAATCATGGGGAGTTAAAGAACTCATTTGAAGTATTCCAAACCAAACGAAAAGAATTAGAAGATTGTATCAAAAATCAGTCTAAAGATTGGAAGGATATGAATCGGGTTTATATCGCTGATGTAACCTACCAAGTGCTTTTACTTGCTGAGTTTTTAGAACAAACCACTTACGATATAACAAATAAACTCCCGACAAAGTATCTGTATTTTGTTAACGGGTATGCCGAGATGGTGCGGGATGGACTCGAAGCACCTAGACAAAAAGAAGGAGTTTTCTTTGATCCTAAAGCCATGGAGACCTTTCTTTCTTTTTAA
- a CDS encoding molecular chaperone DnaJ, with product MVQRVETKKSKQILHDVIFELQNVSESMLWFLSYDRLSELLEIRKEECLRKVYQFKAAKPQMTLSGGFHEVDGDLLIDFLAWSLELDEVAEEFLRGGIFFSERPLYELRESYKTLIQKTIANHKLDRELLLLLTAATVDYDDAVDSYLMDKFEIDFFVRRSIHQFLEKFEIHPEFGAEEFLYEYLKSLIPTKILNFRDITREFRDRTYYELYGRFRETKKKKKKIVKTVSDEVKDLLAFFDLEPGAGITDVKKKFKELLKKYHPDINKKGEEMTKRIILKYNRLVELLGS from the coding sequence ATGGTCCAAAGAGTAGAAACAAAAAAATCCAAACAAATTCTGCACGATGTGATCTTCGAACTCCAAAACGTTTCTGAGTCCATGTTGTGGTTTTTGTCGTACGACAGGCTTTCTGAACTTTTAGAAATCCGAAAGGAAGAATGCCTTCGCAAAGTTTATCAATTCAAAGCGGCAAAACCGCAAATGACACTTTCCGGAGGATTCCATGAAGTGGATGGAGACCTCCTAATTGATTTTCTCGCCTGGAGTTTGGAATTAGACGAAGTCGCAGAAGAGTTTTTGAGAGGAGGAATTTTTTTTAGTGAACGTCCGTTATATGAACTTCGCGAATCTTATAAAACCCTAATCCAAAAAACAATCGCCAATCATAAATTAGACAGAGAACTATTATTACTTCTGACTGCGGCTACCGTTGATTATGATGATGCCGTTGATTCTTATCTCATGGATAAATTCGAAATTGATTTCTTTGTGAGACGTTCCATCCATCAATTTTTAGAAAAATTCGAAATCCATCCAGAGTTTGGAGCGGAAGAATTTTTATATGAATATTTAAAAAGCCTGATCCCTACAAAGATACTCAACTTCCGCGACATCACTCGTGAATTTAGAGATAGAACCTATTACGAGTTATATGGTAGATTTCGAGAAACCAAAAAGAAAAAAAAGAAAATCGTAAAAACAGTTTCCGATGAAGTCAAAGACTTACTGGCTTTTTTTGATTTAGAACCGGGTGCGGGTATTACCGACGTTAAAAAGAAATTCAAAGAACTTTTAAAAAAATACCATCCGGATATCAATAAAAAAGGGGAAGAGATGACCAAACGAATCATTTTAAAATACAATCGTTTGGTCGAACTTTTAGGAAGTTAA
- a CDS encoding YceI family protein, with translation MIRVVIGFIFSFLFVNGIFAAEVTKKNIEFFVEHTTKNVTGVCNEIQMDTPNIQVSGNHYILKSPFELKIPLLKITSGDSNRDSHIQEILGYPDSTNILVKIESVQPEKDQTYTIKGKLTIHGKTKEFVTDATVKPENPNSLLVDGSLVVKFSEYELENPSLLFMKAKDEIQVKYHFQIRLK, from the coding sequence ATGATTCGTGTAGTAATTGGTTTTATCTTTAGTTTTTTATTTGTGAATGGTATTTTTGCAGCGGAAGTTACAAAAAAGAATATCGAGTTTTTTGTAGAACATACTACTAAAAATGTAACGGGTGTTTGTAACGAAATTCAAATGGATACCCCAAACATCCAAGTTTCGGGAAATCATTACATTTTAAAATCTCCCTTTGAACTGAAAATTCCTCTTTTGAAAATTACTTCTGGGGATTCAAACAGGGATTCTCATATTCAGGAAATTTTGGGATATCCAGATTCAACAAACATTCTTGTAAAAATTGAATCGGTACAACCAGAAAAGGATCAGACCTACACAATTAAGGGCAAATTGACCATTCATGGAAAAACAAAAGAATTTGTGACAGATGCTACGGTAAAACCAGAGAATCCGAATTCCCTTCTGGTCGATGGATCTCTTGTGGTTAAGTTTTCCGAATATGAATTAGAAAACCCTTCTTTACTTTTTATGAAAGCAAAGGATGAGATTCAAGTGAAGTATCATTTTCAGATTCGGTTGAAGTAA
- a CDS encoding M23 family metallopeptidase — protein MKKKIKEITSVFSQDNPKIKKQIDKVKEKGHQRMTILVIPHGYDSSFHFQISHFTILFFLALTVGLLSLAIFGIVGSSTTQSQINQLSKIYGTYFDTYITHANQLEEMKEEYSKLNDSMLELFTLIDGQDDELLKIPAEDFIETAAIESLQKEEKEDKQLDVGRKYLSEIYDLRQLKHRMDNYQRLVEANYQFLYQRSDILSRSPLFNPMYSYNLTSPFGMRKSPTTGYWEYHDGLDMANATGTPIYASAPGRVVRVTYSNVGYGHHVIIQHDFGFSTLYGHCSRIYVRNGQEVKAGEQIAEVGATGNVTGPHLHYEIFISEEGKTDPEQYMQAGVY, from the coding sequence ATGAAGAAAAAAATTAAAGAGATTACGTCTGTTTTTTCACAGGACAATCCGAAAATCAAGAAACAGATTGATAAGGTGAAAGAAAAAGGTCACCAACGGATGACCATTCTTGTCATTCCTCACGGATACGATAGTTCTTTCCACTTCCAAATTTCTCATTTTACCATTCTATTTTTTTTGGCACTGACTGTAGGTCTACTCAGTCTTGCCATCTTTGGGATCGTTGGTTCTAGCACCACCCAAAGCCAAATCAACCAACTCTCAAAAATTTACGGAACTTATTTTGATACGTATATCACTCATGCCAATCAATTGGAAGAAATGAAAGAAGAGTATTCCAAACTAAATGATAGTATGTTAGAACTTTTTACCCTGATTGATGGACAAGATGATGAACTTTTAAAAATTCCTGCTGAAGATTTTATCGAAACTGCAGCAATCGAATCCCTCCAAAAAGAAGAAAAAGAAGACAAACAATTAGATGTTGGTCGTAAGTACTTAAGCGAAATTTATGACCTTCGCCAATTAAAACACCGAATGGACAATTACCAACGTTTGGTGGAAGCAAATTACCAATTTTTATACCAACGTTCCGACATTTTATCCAGGTCACCTCTGTTTAACCCGATGTATTCTTATAACTTAACATCTCCTTTTGGGATGAGAAAGTCACCTACCACTGGTTATTGGGAATACCATGATGGTTTGGATATGGCAAATGCCACTGGCACTCCTATTTATGCTTCCGCGCCGGGACGAGTGGTTCGTGTTACTTATTCCAACGTAGGATATGGACATCACGTCATCATCCAACATGACTTCGGCTTTAGCACGTTATATGGACACTGCTCCAGAATCTATGTACGAAATGGACAGGAAGTCAAAGCCGGCGAACAAATTGCAGAAGTGGGAGCCACTGGAAACGTGACTGGCCCACACTTACATTACGAAATATTCATCTCCGAAGAAGGAAAAACAGATCCAGAACAATACATGCAAGCCGGAGTTTACTGA
- the ligA gene encoding NAD-dependent DNA ligase LigA has translation MPKKENPAKRVAELRKEIKKHNDLYYKNNTPKISDKEYDLLVKELQTLEKANPDLVVASSPTLQVGSDLSPQFSKFKHKVPVLSLENTYNETELSEWLEKTGIDELYSLEWKIDGASILLYYENGKLTHCVTRGSGGIGDIVTENVKTIESIPQTLSTPLNLSVRGEIFMTFADFEEFNEEYGGKFANPRNLAAGSIKQKDPQDVAKRPLRIYVYDAYFSSSRKGFNKHKDIITLLKKEKFPLAPDTNVISGKTLLKEIESFRKKKDKMPFPVDGLVIKLDDLNLRESLGETSQSPRWARAFKFDALLKETTIEEIDFAIGRTGKITPRAKVTPISLAGTTVTYATLHNQDYIDQLGAGIGAKVLISKRGEIIPAVEKVTVPPKSVFVLPKECPACKTKLTKVDDSVDFFCTNRNCPERKLNQLIFFCSKKQMNIEGLGERQIQIFFEKGWVKDIPDLYTLNKYKDTILELDGFGEKSVKIIFDAIEKSKEKDFRFTLPSIGLNEVGPKVTEILIEHGFDSWEKLVTLSKSKNAEEELTSIHGIGPRTVDALLAHLKDKETLKLVNTLIKLGLKFQADETEKSDIQPFVGQSWCVTGSFENFQPRDVAMDLITKHGGKKVSGVSSKTTHLLYGPGAGSKLEKATELGVTLVSESEFLKLLKKEGITLP, from the coding sequence TTGCCTAAGAAAGAAAATCCTGCCAAACGAGTCGCGGAACTTCGAAAAGAGATCAAAAAACATAACGATCTCTATTATAAAAACAACACTCCTAAAATTTCAGACAAAGAGTATGATCTTTTAGTGAAAGAGTTACAAACTCTTGAAAAAGCGAACCCAGACTTGGTAGTCGCATCTTCACCTACATTACAAGTAGGGTCAGATCTCTCTCCACAATTTAGCAAATTCAAACACAAAGTTCCTGTTTTATCTTTAGAGAATACATACAATGAAACAGAACTCTCGGAATGGTTAGAAAAAACAGGAATTGATGAACTATATTCCCTTGAATGGAAAATTGATGGCGCCTCCATCTTGTTATACTATGAAAATGGAAAACTCACTCATTGTGTGACAAGGGGATCCGGCGGGATCGGAGACATTGTTACTGAAAATGTCAAAACTATTGAATCCATTCCACAAACACTTTCGACACCTTTAAACCTATCGGTGCGAGGGGAAATTTTTATGACCTTCGCTGATTTTGAAGAATTCAACGAAGAATATGGCGGAAAGTTTGCCAATCCTAGAAATTTAGCAGCAGGTTCTATCAAACAAAAAGACCCACAAGACGTCGCCAAACGTCCGCTAAGAATCTACGTTTACGATGCCTATTTTTCTTCTTCGAGAAAAGGATTTAACAAACATAAAGACATCATCACTTTATTAAAAAAAGAAAAGTTCCCACTGGCACCTGATACCAACGTCATCTCAGGAAAAACCCTTCTCAAAGAGATTGAATCCTTCCGTAAGAAAAAAGATAAAATGCCATTCCCTGTGGATGGACTTGTGATCAAACTGGATGACCTCAACCTGCGTGAAAGTTTGGGAGAAACAAGCCAGTCACCGCGGTGGGCTCGCGCATTTAAGTTTGATGCCTTACTCAAAGAAACCACCATCGAAGAAATTGATTTTGCCATTGGCCGAACAGGTAAAATCACACCGAGGGCAAAGGTCACACCTATTTCACTTGCCGGAACAACTGTCACTTACGCCACCTTACACAACCAAGACTATATCGACCAACTGGGTGCAGGCATTGGGGCAAAAGTTCTTATCTCAAAACGCGGCGAAATCATTCCCGCTGTTGAAAAAGTTACCGTTCCTCCCAAATCAGTTTTTGTATTACCAAAAGAATGCCCAGCTTGTAAAACTAAACTAACAAAGGTAGACGACTCCGTTGATTTTTTCTGCACCAATCGCAATTGTCCAGAACGCAAACTAAACCAACTGATTTTCTTTTGTTCCAAAAAACAAATGAACATCGAAGGCCTAGGTGAAAGACAAATTCAAATTTTCTTTGAAAAAGGTTGGGTCAAAGACATTCCCGATTTATATACCTTAAACAAATACAAAGACACCATACTCGAGTTAGATGGATTTGGTGAAAAATCCGTTAAAATTATTTTTGATGCCATAGAAAAATCCAAAGAAAAAGATTTTCGTTTCACTCTACCTTCTATCGGGCTAAACGAAGTTGGTCCTAAAGTCACAGAAATTCTTATCGAACATGGATTTGACTCTTGGGAAAAACTTGTTACGCTTTCCAAATCCAAAAATGCCGAAGAAGAACTAACCTCCATCCACGGAATTGGCCCAAGAACAGTTGATGCCTTACTTGCCCATCTAAAAGACAAAGAAACTTTAAAACTTGTTAACACTCTTATCAAACTCGGACTTAAATTCCAAGCGGACGAAACGGAAAAAAGCGACATACAACCGTTTGTTGGCCAAAGTTGGTGTGTGACTGGAAGTTTCGAAAACTTCCAACCTCGCGACGTCG